TTGCacttcccacgacatttcccaatcattccaccgatgaTATTTCCGgtgattccctgtattccacctttcatcacattgtttttgacatgctctgaccacatcTCACTTTACACTTTCCGGAATCTGGTAGTGAGTTTTGAAATCCCTTTCCACTTGCTTTGAGCaaaactgacattgaaacattttagacagataaaacccccaaagaaaatgaaatgcaatgagtttACGAGTtagggataagaagaatccaaaactggatgactgctaaaaagaaaaggggaatgaaacttatctgaccggaacaaCCGGTACCAAtcatcatgacatgcatttcggactaatcgacccaatctgtccaactaaccaACTCTTGGTCGCCAccctttgttgccccagaatttccatcagTTTATTACTTTATCCAAACCTTAGCCTTGTTCGTCCTGTGGTGCCTCAAAACaattttccaccaacagacctttctccatcaatcatttctcaactcacttttgcctcaaagtgcccgcaagggttttcaccaataagactctctcatttttatctttttgcttttcttgcttgaaccagagtgttgccccagacctgaattacatttacctgcttgacttggcatttctcaaagactgatcagaaggtctttctttggaccgtaatgtgggctttggatggggctagaaagaaagggtatgaaagtctcaaaataatttcaaaatgggttaaaattacaactttcgaaatcagatttcttacaacaaccacgacttctgccccagtttcttgtttggggactttagattttattttggtatgactaaacctcagagaggctgcctacgtaccctttcgggatcaagtcaaacgtagttcacatcatagagactacgttgttgtattttttcttttctgctcttcttttcctttcttttcttttccctttcttttctttcttcttttcactttcttttcttcttttttctttaccTTATGTCCGACACCTGCGTTTCTTGATTGTGCCGTTGATTCCAAATGAGGGGTATGAACGAAAATAATTAATGCTCAAAGGGGATAACTAGGgctaaagtgtttggatagcagaaaaaaacgccttcgtcatttcaatctttaaaaggtgccaaatacaaacaagtacaatcaaaataaagaaatcatacatagtatctcttgaccgcatcggaattgatagccatttctacacattttccttctatatctgtcaaatatagtgcaccattagacaacactctggttacaacaaatggcccctgccagtttggggcgaactttccttttgcttcagcccaatgaggcaaaatacgtctcagcactaactgtccgacttcaaacttcctcggacgcactttcttgttgtacgctcttgccattctttgctggtacagttgaccatgacacactgatgccaatctcttctcgtcaatcaaactcaactgctcaagacgacTTTTCACctattcatcatcatcgatctcagcctctactATGATTTggagagacgggatttccacttctgcgggtatcactacttccgtgccatacaccaaaaagtaaggagttgcccccaccgaggtacgaacagtggtgcggtatcccaataatgcaaaaggcagctttttatgccattgtctagatcattccaccatattctggagtattttctttatattcttattagctgcctcaaccgcaccatttgccttagggcggtatggagtggaatgacgatgagtaatcttgaattgctcacatgtctccgtcatcagatgactattgagattagcgccattgtccgtgatgagtaccttcggaatcccaaaccgacagatgatatttgagtgcacaaaatcaacaactgctttcttggtcacgaatttgaaagttttcgcttcaacccacttggtgaaataatcaatggccaccagaataaacctgtgtccgtttgatgctgctggctcaattagcccaatgacatccatgccccaagcaacaaagggccatggtgcagacattgtatgtaattcggatggtggagaatgaatcaaatctccatgcacttggcactaatgacatttacgcacaaaactgatgcaatcccgctccatagtgagccaataataacctgctctgagaatcttctttgctagaacatacccactcatatgcggtccacaaactccggaatgtacctcagtcatgatagatgtggcatGTCTCGCAtcaatgcatctcaacaacccgaggtttggagttcttttgtacaacactcctccgctaaggaaaaacccgcttgccaaccgtcgaattgctcgtttttgatcacctgtggcctgtataGGATACACACCCATCCttatatattccttgatgtcatgaaaccacggctcaccgtcaagttcctcttccaccacattacaataagtgtgttgatcgcggacctgaatctgcaaaggttCCACGTAAGCCTTATTCGGATGGTGTAACATCGAAACCAGTGTAGCCAACGCATCAGccacttcattatgaatccttaGAATGTGCTTGAACTCTATcgactgaaaccgctgacaaagctcatgcaaatATTGTCGGTACGATATAAGctttaagtcccgtgtttcccattttccttgagtttggtgtaccagtaggtccgagtcacccatgaccaagacttcctggacacccatatcgaTAGATAATCTCAAccccaagatacatgcctcatattctgccatgttgttcgtacaataaaaacgaagctgagctgtaacagtgTAATGTTgccttgtttcagaaataagcaccgctcctattcccatgcctttcatgtttgcggccccatcaaagatAAGTTTTCATCCTGGATTCTCAACTTGTTACAACTCTTcaacatgcatcacctcttcatcagggaaataagtcttcaaaggttcataattttCATCAACCAGATTCTCGtccagatggtccgccaaggcctgtgctttcatcgcagtccgagtcacgtagacaatgtcaaactctgtgagcaggatctgccacttttcaagcctccttgtgggcataggcttctgaaagatatactttaacgggtccaaacgagatatgaggtaagtagtataagatgacaaataatgttttagcttctgtgccacccaagttagggcgcaacatgtcctttcaagataagtatacttaacctcgtagggtgtaaacttcttgctgaggtaatagatggcctgctccttccttccagtgatatcatgttgacccaatacacagctgaacgaattgtccaataccgttaaatatagaatcaaaggtcgccctggttctggcggaaccaacacgagtgaatttgacaaatacccctttatcttatcaaacgcctcctgacattcatttgtccacttgaccacaacgtctttctttaacagcttaaagataggctcacaagttgtcgtgagttgggcgatgaacctgctgatataattcaatctccccagcaaactcatcacctcgatcTTGTTCCTCAGAGGTGGTAATTtatggatggccttgatttttgatggatccagttcaataccctggcggctgactacgaaccccaacaactttccagatgacaccccgaacgcgcattttgcaggattaagcttgagattgtacctgcgaagcctttggaagaactttctcagatccctgacatggttagattgctgtctagactttgcaatcacatcgtccacatacacctcgatttccttgtgtatcatatcatggaatattgttgacattgccctcatataagttgccccagcatttttcaaaccaaacggcatgacccaaTAACAGTATGTTcctatggcgtgatgaatgccatcttttctgcatcttcctcgtccattaaaatctgatgataactcgcgtaacaatccacaaaagaaccaatttcatgtttggcacaattatcaatcaatatgtggatgttcggcatcggaaaattatcttttggacttgccttgttaagatcccgataatcgacacacaccctggtcttgccatatttcttcggcacaggcacaacattagctaaccaggtgggataccgtgtaacccgaatgacctttgcatcgaactgcttggtgatctcttctttgatttttatacttatgtccgttttgaactttctcagcttctggttgacaggagggaatgccgggtcagtgggcaatttgtgaaccaccaaatcagtaCTTAGCCCTGGCATATCATCGTACgatcatgcaaaaatatccttgtactcaaacaatgctttgacTATCCCCTCCTTGAgatgtggctccagatgaacacttattttagtttcacgaacattgtcttggtcctctagattaactgcttcgatgtcatttaggttaggtttgggtttttcttcaaagtgacttaattttttactaacttcctcataggcctcgtcatcatcatattccacctcatcgtcacactcgatttcttgcactattatttctgaattagattggcttttaaaactgggccgaagattcctcatgcatgtcatgtcatcgaTATTAGCATAAAAAGAACCgtacagaaagaaaaagaaaatgaaatggaaacaaaattaggaattaagaaagaaaagaaattgcatttcattgaatgtaaagataacagggttttaactcatccaaacggatggaacatagcaactgaattacaaaccctggaataatccaggtgaacaaaaggaaaataaaaccCACTACCGTGACTCCCTCCGAGATggaagaggagtggcttcccaGTTCTTAACATTAGCATGTggcccgatgtactgtatatctgctttgctcgacccttccccggcctcaaccatgttcacctcagcaaataccttctcaagccctttctccaagttcccatccgcaccaatcagtggaccaaacacctttgccaataattgcttcccgatacttggcctgacgaaggacctggacagacgtggaattggtttgggaagaacccagcctcttttcttcattttgcgGGCTCGTCTTACATCCGCCACCGTAGGCTTGAAACCCAGCCCAAAGGTATTCAGATTCTTGGGCAAATAAACTGGCTgaacaataccttgcaaatcagcacccaaccctttgcctggtacaaacccgtttttcaacatttcagaggctaccatgacagttgcagctgttaTTCTGGGGACCGGGATGCTTTTCCCCACATGAACCTTTTCTACTGAGACTGTATCGAAAACCTGCTAAACCCACggccccttatcatcatcagtttctataaagggtacgatggcatcacttacaatgctcatgttgtcttccccatgtgctacgatttcttgtctatcccactcgaatttgaccatctgatgtagtgtagaaggcaccgatttggcagcgtggatccatggtcgccctaacagaagattataagacaccgccacgtctaacacctgaaactccatggtaaactcgaccggaccaattgtcaattcaagtatgatgtcacccactgtgtctgtaccaccaccatcaaacccctaaacgcagatgctattcttatgaattctttcatcatcaaccttcaacttgttcaatgtagacaaaggacagatattgacactggacccattatcaatcagtactcgagtgactatcAAATCTTCATATTTCACATTTAAATAaagagctctattatgttctgtaccctccacggataattcatcatcagaaaatgtcactatgtttacctcaaagatttttttcgcgattttctccaaatgattcactgaaattttatcggggacatgagcttcgttcaatatcttcatcagagcccggcgatgttcatccgagtggataagcaacgaaagcaacgagatttgggctggcgttttccttagctgctcaacaacagaataatcttgcactttcatctttttcaagaactcttctgcctcttcctctGTAATAACTTTCTTAACTGGCGCTGGATTTTCCTTGGGAGCcctagcttttctcaactcttcgggggaaaAACAACGTCACGAGCGAGTTAAACCTTGTGTTTcacagacttcctctttgatttccttCCCCTTGTAGGTCACAACTACTTGTTCATACTTCCACGAGATGGCTTTACTATTAattactggtaactgggttactggctttataacaactggttctatgtgatCCACCTTCACGACTGCCgcaggtgtgcttgatactccccgaACCACTACCTTGATCGGCTCTGGTTTCTTCGCAACAATGGAAGATCCTTTCCCCATCACCACAACTGGCttgttgtctattcttttcaactGAACCGATGGTTTTACACTAGCTGACTTTTCATTCACTTTGGCTTCACTAGAACGGATCAACATGACAGTCTGTGAGGGCTTTTTAAACTCtgctcccttatgtatcagttcaatcatgttggcctcatgatgcgctggcaacgggttctggttgatattgggcgcctccggggcctgaacctcgattctgtttgtgtcaataagctcttgcactgcagttttcaatctccaacatttctcagtatcatgtctGGAGCctctgaacaatactcacaactcactaaATTGTCcagatttctaggaaggggatttggcattttggcctcAACCGGGTTCAACAGGCCTACCTGTCTTAGTTTGTGGAAAagagtggtataggattctcccagtaGAGTGAATGTTTTCTGTTTCTACATTctctcatttctgaaagcctAGTTTGGGCGGAAGCCGGATCCTGGCCTATAAGCCCTCgggtgtggatatgtgttttgtggagctgggtatgtgtttGGGTAGCCGGCGCACGTCGTTGCGCGTGAGCCGAAGGCTaggtataagtttgggcatgatgggcggaaaagtgtggctctggtggtggataatagtgttgaggagAGCCATATGGGGTATACGGGTAATTtaggtgatggggtctgggttggttgtaatagtGTGAAGGGCTTCTAGACCTGGACCATACTCTGGATTCGACagttgcaacctcttctttcttcttcttcccaagcacacccccagtgccattttgaatggcttgggtggttgctttgattgctgaataactcatgatcttattggatttgagtccctcctcaaccatgcctcccattttcatgacttaattaaaggacttgcccactgctgacaccaaatgaccaaaataggtggtCTCCAAAGCctacaagaaataatcaaccatttcactctctttcatcgggaggtcaaccctcgccgcttgctctctccaacggaacccatattctcgaaagcTCTCACCTGGCTTCTCCTTGATCTTTGCCAAtgacagtcgatctgggatgatttcaagattgtattgaaactgacaggtgaaggcttgggccaagtcgtcccaggtgtaccacctgttgtggtCTTGTCTAGTGTACTAGTCCAACGCcaatccgctcaaactttggctgaaatacgccatcagcaattcatctctccctcctgctcctctcatcttcctacagaatccccttaaatgtgctactgggtcgccatgcccgtcgtacaaatcaaacttaggcatcttaaaCCCGaccggtaactgaacatctgggaatagacataaatctttataggccacacttacttggccccctaaccccctcatgtctcagaatgattgctccaggcttttgacctttctgatcatctcctcctgctcagggtttttgggtggcttctcggtgcctgccgtgagatcaagatgaggggtataaaagtagggttctggaactttgaaggtaggctcagggggataatactgatTGTCGTGcgtctggaacagaggttcatTGGGGGATCAGTGTaaggtagcaggtggaggtgccacaaaaacgggagtgattggtggaggaggggatgagacttgtttggatggaggagcctgtgatgtataagaagtggtgccttggcattgttggtagaggggaaatgctggagatgaattcacagtgggtggctcctgaggctgagccaatggtgggatataagcagggttagcgggataaactggcggtggatgcccctttgcccaggcttggtacatttcagccatctgttgtttcaacttatacatttcctccctcattgcatgaacgtccatttcttctacttctttcgatgggtcaaTAATACTCGTATCAGATTTCGGGCCAgtcatgttcactttatctttagaccgggtgttgtatggatgagtttccagaatgccaaacaCCTAACCACTtacctggactcacacatttagacaacaattCCGTTAGCGATTAGTTTTTAACAGATtggataaccgcacattgggcatgaatgcacctatacagttaaccatttctattatgcatttgttcaaccgcatgcgtcatcccggcatttccatagttccaactgtaagctttctcttttctttttgttttcttttctcttttctctcttctcttattttcattCAATTTTTCCTCGTCTCTCCGCTTTCCCCTTTGttctttccctttctttgttttcttttctttacttggttacggtcgaattctatggagattgcctacgtatcgtgaccccgcatgaatcagaccaggtgtagttcgtgaaaataagtgccaaaataaaggaacaaattttgggaattttcagattttcatTACCACAACATTCTATTATAAACTAAACATTTTGAAATGGAAAATAACGGACTTCAACTAAACTCAAATACAAACTCCGAACATACTAGCATACTTGgacgcaaaaagaaaacagactgacaaacaacaaactctagaatggaaaatacagactcgatctatgaatacattagtgcttcaaaagtgggtgcccgcggggcatcgttcggcctcgccatGGTCTTAGGTGctaaatccctttcaagttgctccagctcatacatggttcgcTTGACTTAAATCATTACTGCCgaaaagaaggtagtgcgggtcatgtcttcacatgcccgaCATCTCCTGAGGATGGCGTGGGAAATGGTCTCAATCCTGTCTCTTGTTCgacccttttctataagcaatcgcctTACTTGATTGTTGCAAGCCTCCAACACATGAGAATCCTGAAGATGCTGATCCTGCAGCTGTTGTATTTCTACTTCCATTGGGGCCAGTAAGTCATAGCAGTGTCCACTTTCAgtctcaaaagctttagcttgCTTAGCTGCCTTATCCTCAAGGGTAACCACTTTTCTTTTCAGACTAGCAATagtcttttcataatccttctcTAATTGTTTCATGTAATAGGTGcgttcttctgttctttttacccACTGTGCCCGGAGTTCCGCTATGGTGCCTTCGGATTTTTTCagctcatcccggcactcactaaTTTCCTTTTTCAGCCCCTTTATCAACCACTCGTCCGACCGACTCCTCTGTTGGTTATTGGCAACTATCCTTatttgctggatttgggccctaagtgccTCGTTTTCTTGgtccaacctgttcttttctccctgatcagcaGCAACTTGCACACTATTATCAAATTTCAAAGCtccaatctgttgtttcagcttgccgatttcagcctgatagccttcttcttttgctagccaaccccatgttcttgtgatgattcagtgaaaccctggatgtggggtcttttagctggcctctgatgctcaagctctcttctgtaccatgcgagGTATTCTAGCGACATTTCTCTTTTGGCCCGATcatgcacacaagtatctgcttgtagacattgacattcattccaaatctcgcggacttttgcttcgggaaactgtccgtcagggctaatctcaattacttgagcactaagatcttcctcccgtggcactgtttggcatctcccaaGTTGTCTCCGAACCCGacatggagcataaggctggatgctcttaagtcccatcaaaagaaaatgccacctagctgctggcatgtatatgatttcttcaacaggaaaccatcccaacgtccactgtATCTGACTGTCCGTGAGAGTACGAAAGTATGATATCCATGCTGTTACTCCTTTAGGCAGACTAACCCCGTCAATCCTTATGTAAAACTCTCCTACACATGTTTTGTcagacgaaccataactcaagagctgggaacggtggcatagatgctcggtcatccacatttgtagcaacaagttacacccctcaaaaaagttgcctccggctttgcaggcagtgagagctcggaaaatgtcagacacgatcataggcgcaagagtgctttcatcttgagtaaGCAAGGTACTGATGACCCCGActacttttatatcaatattcttgtctttccttgggaacaccaggaggcccaaaaaggttatcatgaaagccacccgtctgtgctcatcccatttttgacggttatttttactgcatagcttgatgtccgtcttgttaaaccctcccacgtggccgtacctgtcgtatatgaagcgcagagtgcagaagccttttgccaaatctgaattatggactgtcctgggtatctttaatgaatctaaaaaccgatgcaccgtgatggctcttggagtaaccagatattttcctcttaacggaacctcagcatttccgatgtacccggcgatTTCCTCtagagttggggtgagctcaaaatctgagaagtggaagacattgtgcgccgagtcccagcaggtgaccaatgctcttataatatcaccccgaggcttgatttccaataaacccgtaagacctttaagatatttcttgacttcgtcttgtccttctttgcctaaatcgttccaccatagccgcaactcgaaagagattttagtcattattgagaaaggttcgttttgcatcgtgctcatcctgcacatttattaaagtgatttaagcaaaaacaaaacttttatttgactcgaaacaaaattaactatttctttttttttcaaatgtaaAATGAAAGATTcggttttcgaacacggcctttcagcaccctCAAGAACGAAGATTTTCAGGATGtaagagtcaaccggtcaaaaatcaaaatgaccaaaaatggccgtgtttgcaaagttagccttccggcgtccttttcgggaacattcgactattttttgacaaaacggcatcacctaacttatttacgacgaaaattaaaaatttgatatatattttttttggctattttttgcaaaggggaggttggacccgatgagggttgcgcACGGATCTCACGCCCTGCGAGAATCAAatctgcgtagttcgggccgagaaactaactatattttgaaaacaagacccttttttcattttccatggcaagacaaactatttttccctttctatttttttttgaaaacaagacaaaataacgactttttttctttttcat
This sequence is a window from Nicotiana sylvestris chromosome 3, ASM39365v2, whole genome shotgun sequence. Protein-coding genes within it:
- the LOC138888107 gene encoding uncharacterized protein, producing MKGMGIGAVLISETRQHYTVTAQLRFYCTNNMAEYEACILGLRLSIDMGVQEVLVMGDSDLLVHQTQGKWETRDLKLISYRQYLHELCQRFQSIEFKHILRIHNEVADALATLVSMLHHPNKAYVEPLQIQVRDQHTYCNVVEEELDGEPWFHDIKEYIRMGVYPIQATGDQKRAIRRLASGFFLSGGVLYKRTPNLGLLRCIDARHATSIMTEFCSKQVERDFKTHYQIPESVK